Proteins from a single region of Candidatus Margulisiibacteriota bacterium:
- a CDS encoding histidine kinase N-terminal 7TM domain-containing protein encodes MNLYALPPLIAGVIISLIGSFGLADEKKNTANALFSLCCLSLAAWFLSYSLMYLNDSSPLMALRWARIGFFGISFLPALAYHFANAFLGRAPAKWTLPSLYSLAFLFTFFSQTDLIYRGVDHYFWGYYPAAGELYSFFLIMFAALWSYGVILLLFAWKEASRLGEGTRSRQILYVLIAFAGGTTGLVDFTTFGRPGSYPFGYLSALFFAAVIAYAILHRQLAAIESVIKRTAVYSLLTAVITALLVLLILISQQSFNSLFDFSPLWASLTGAFIIALLFKPLHEGVQDFVDHLFFRARYNYQLVLKKYSHALAQPSKDLDRFVKLAPYLLLKTLRLDSAACLVFDRPNNRYVVMGAIGDRAQTNGQAVPGTSPLVRELTVTKLELSRDNIADRAIHQAMIELKAEVIIPCVSGSEYFKEPTLLAGLVLGHKLSGESFSRDDLDFLKALVDQAAVSIEYAFMFQELKQR; translated from the coding sequence ATGAACCTATATGCCTTGCCCCCACTAATAGCGGGAGTCATTATTTCCCTGATCGGGTCATTCGGTTTGGCTGATGAGAAAAAAAACACGGCCAATGCCCTCTTCAGCCTTTGTTGTCTAAGCTTGGCGGCCTGGTTTCTAAGCTATTCCCTGATGTACCTGAACGACTCTAGCCCCTTAATGGCTTTGCGTTGGGCCAGGATCGGATTTTTCGGAATAAGTTTCCTCCCGGCCCTAGCCTATCATTTCGCTAATGCCTTCCTTGGCCGCGCCCCGGCCAAGTGGACTTTGCCGTCCCTCTATTCCCTGGCTTTCTTATTCACTTTTTTTAGCCAAACGGACCTGATCTACCGCGGCGTGGACCATTACTTCTGGGGCTATTACCCGGCGGCCGGGGAACTTTATTCTTTTTTCCTGATCATGTTCGCCGCCCTCTGGAGTTACGGCGTTATTCTGCTGCTGTTCGCCTGGAAAGAGGCCAGTCGGCTGGGGGAAGGGACAAGGTCCCGGCAAATTCTCTATGTTCTGATCGCTTTTGCCGGAGGAACAACCGGCCTGGTCGACTTCACTACCTTCGGCCGCCCCGGCAGTTACCCTTTCGGTTATCTTTCGGCCCTGTTCTTTGCCGCGGTGATCGCTTACGCCATATTGCATCGCCAATTGGCCGCGATCGAGTCGGTCATCAAAAGGACCGCTGTCTATTCGTTACTGACCGCCGTCATCACCGCCCTACTGGTCCTCTTGATCTTGATCAGCCAGCAGTCGTTCAACAGCCTTTTCGATTTTAGCCCGCTCTGGGCGAGTTTGACCGGCGCCTTTATTATCGCCCTGCTTTTCAAACCCTTACACGAAGGGGTCCAGGATTTTGTTGACCATCTTTTCTTCCGCGCGCGCTATAATTATCAGCTGGTCCTGAAAAAATACAGCCACGCCCTGGCCCAGCCGTCAAAAGATCTCGACCGCTTCGTTAAGCTGGCCCCCTACCTCCTTTTGAAGACCTTAAGGCTGGACAGTGCCGCCTGCCTGGTGTTTGACCGGCCAAACAACCGCTACGTTGTCATGGGAGCGATCGGCGATCGGGCCCAGACCAACGGCCAAGCGGTCCCAGGCACCTCCCCGCTGGTCCGGGAATTGACCGTCACTAAGCTGGAGTTGAGCCGGGATAATATAGCTGACCGCGCCATCCACCAGGCGATGATCGAACTGAAGGCCGAGGTCATTATCCCTTGCGTTTCGGGAAGTGAATATTTTAAGGAGCCGACCTTACTAGCCGGGCTGGTCCTTGGCCACAAACTCTCCGGCGAATCCTTCTCGAGAGACGACCTCGATTTCCTAAAAGCCTTAGTCGATCAGGCCGCCGTGAGCATTGAGTACGCTTTTATGTTTCAGGAGTTAAAACAACGCTAG